From one Brevibacterium sp. 'Marine' genomic stretch:
- the rplF gene encoding 50S ribosomal protein L6, with the protein MSRIGKNPISVPSGVEVKVDGQDVAVKGPKGELSVTIAEPITVSLEDGVITVARPDEERESRSLHGLSRTLINNMIVGVTDGYSKALEIVGTGYRVLAKGSNLEFALGYSHPIVVEPPEGISFSVDGQTKVAVHGIDKQLVGETAANIRKLRKPEPYKGKGVRYAGEIVRRKVGKAGK; encoded by the coding sequence ATGTCACGTATTGGCAAGAACCCGATCTCCGTTCCCAGCGGCGTCGAGGTCAAGGTCGACGGCCAGGATGTCGCCGTCAAGGGACCTAAGGGCGAGCTGTCCGTCACCATCGCCGAGCCGATCACCGTATCGCTCGAAGACGGTGTCATCACAGTGGCCCGTCCGGACGAAGAGCGCGAATCGCGTTCGCTGCACGGACTGTCCCGTACGCTCATCAACAACATGATCGTCGGTGTGACCGATGGCTACTCCAAGGCCCTCGAGATCGTCGGAACCGGTTACCGTGTCCTGGCCAAGGGATCGAACCTCGAGTTCGCCCTCGGCTACAGCCACCCGATCGTCGTCGAACCGCCGGAGGGAATCTCCTTCAGCGTCGACGGCCAGACCAAGGTCGCTGTCCACGGAATCGACAAGCAGCTCGTCGGTGAGACCGCTGCGAACATCCGGAAGCTGCGCAAGCCAGAGCCCTACAAGGGCAAAGGTGTGCGCTACGCCGGCGAAATCGTCCGTCGCAAGGTCGGAAAGGCTGGTAAGTAA
- the rplR gene encoding 50S ribosomal protein L18: protein MAFGKKESYGKGRAAARKRRHARLRKHVSGTTERPRLSVTRSTRHVFVQVIDDTVGKTLVSASTMEADLRTFEGDKTGKARKVGELVAQRAKDAGIESVVFDRGGNAYHGRVQAIAEGAREGGLAL from the coding sequence ATGGCCTTTGGCAAGAAGGAAAGCTACGGCAAAGGCAGGGCAGCTGCTCGCAAGCGTCGTCACGCTCGACTGCGCAAGCATGTCAGCGGCACGACCGAGCGCCCTCGCCTCTCAGTGACTCGCTCCACGCGCCACGTCTTCGTCCAGGTCATCGACGACACCGTCGGCAAGACCCTGGTCTCGGCCTCCACCATGGAAGCCGACCTGCGGACATTCGAAGGCGACAAGACCGGCAAAGCCCGCAAGGTGGGCGAGCTGGTTGCTCAGCGTGCCAAGGACGCCGGAATCGAATCCGTCGTCTTCGACCGTGGAGGCAATGCCTACCACGGCCGTGTGCAGGCAATCGCCGAAGGTGCCCGTGAAGGAGGATTGGCCCTATGA
- the rpsE gene encoding 30S ribosomal protein S5, which produces MSTEENKEQQAAAETRTDNSGDRSSRGRGQGGQGGQGRGRGEGRGRGGRNDREDKNQFIEHVITINRVSKVVKGGRRFSFTALVVVGDGDGMVGMGYGKAKEVPAAIAKGVEEAKKNFFRVPRIQKTIPHPIQGEEAAGVVLLRPAAPGTGVIAGGPVRAVLDAAGVQDVLSKSLGSANAINIVHAAIAALKGLERPEEVAARRGLPVDEVAPHALLRAAAESGAKS; this is translated from the coding sequence ATGAGCACTGAAGAGAACAAGGAACAGCAGGCAGCTGCTGAGACCCGCACCGACAACAGCGGTGACCGTTCCTCCCGTGGCCGCGGCCAGGGTGGACAGGGCGGTCAGGGTCGCGGACGCGGCGAAGGCCGTGGACGCGGCGGTCGCAACGACCGTGAAGACAAGAACCAGTTCATCGAACACGTCATCACGATCAACCGCGTGTCGAAGGTCGTCAAGGGCGGACGTCGGTTCTCCTTCACGGCTCTCGTCGTGGTCGGAGACGGCGACGGTATGGTCGGCATGGGCTACGGCAAGGCGAAGGAAGTTCCTGCCGCCATCGCCAAGGGCGTCGAGGAAGCGAAGAAGAACTTCTTCCGCGTTCCCCGCATCCAGAAGACCATTCCGCACCCGATCCAGGGCGAGGAAGCCGCAGGTGTCGTCCTGCTGCGTCCGGCCGCTCCGGGTACCGGAGTCATCGCCGGTGGACCCGTTCGTGCGGTCCTCGATGCGGCAGGCGTCCAGGACGTCCTGTCCAAGTCGCTGGGCTCGGCGAACGCGATCAACATCGTGCACGCCGCGATCGCCGCGTTGAAGGGCCTCGAGCGTCCGGAAGAGGTTGCGGCTCGCCGTGGCCTGCCCGTCGACGAGGTTGCTCCGCACGCACTGCTGCGAGCAGCCGCTGAAAGTGGGGCGAAGTCCTGA
- the rpmD gene encoding 50S ribosomal protein L30: MAKLKITQRKSAIGYRQSQRDTLRSLGLKRTNDVVVQEDRPEIRGMINAVRHIVTVEEVD; the protein is encoded by the coding sequence ATGGCAAAGCTCAAGATTACTCAGCGCAAGTCCGCAATCGGATACCGTCAGAGCCAGCGCGACACGCTGCGTTCGCTCGGTCTCAAGCGGACCAACGACGTTGTGGTGCAGGAAGATCGCCCCGAGATCCGGGGAATGATCAACGCTGTCCGCCACATCGTGACTGTGGAAGAGGTCGATTGA
- the rplO gene encoding 50S ribosomal protein L15, with translation MSNNDSLKLHDLRPAPGAKTAKTRVGRGEASKGKTAGRGTKGTKARYQVPHGFEGGQTPMHMRLPKLRGFKNPAKVEFQVVNLDKLSSLFPEGGDVTVADLVEKGAVRAKQPVKVLGTGEITVALNITADKFSGSAAEKIKAAGGSANEA, from the coding sequence ATGTCGAACAACGACTCGCTGAAGCTGCACGATCTGCGCCCTGCCCCCGGAGCCAAGACCGCCAAGACCCGCGTCGGTCGTGGTGAGGCTTCGAAGGGCAAGACTGCCGGACGCGGAACCAAGGGCACGAAGGCCCGCTACCAGGTTCCGCACGGCTTCGAGGGCGGCCAGACTCCGATGCACATGCGTCTGCCCAAGCTGCGTGGATTCAAGAACCCCGCCAAGGTGGAGTTCCAGGTTGTCAACCTCGACAAGCTGTCCAGCCTGTTCCCCGAGGGCGGAGACGTCACCGTCGCCGATCTCGTGGAGAAGGGCGCTGTGCGCGCAAAGCAGCCCGTCAAGGTTCTCGGCACCGGTGAGATCACCGTGGCCCTGAACATCACAGCAGACAAGTTCTCCGGCTCTGCAGCCGAGAAGATCAAAGCTGCAGGCGGAAGCGCCAACGAGGCCTGA
- the secY gene encoding preprotein translocase subunit SecY, with amino-acid sequence MIGAIRRAFRTPDLRNKLLFTLGILVIFRLGSFIPSPGIDYTKVQECVASPQLNEGGFAMINLFSGGALLQLSIFALGIMPYITASIIVQLLRVVIPRFEALHKEGASGQAKLTQYTRYLTIGLAILNSTTLVATVRSGALFGNVEGCQDLIANDTWWGIAVLVLTLTAGTGLIMWLGEQITEHGVGNGMSLLIFTSVASAFPSSLGAIFREQGVDIFLIVMVVGLVLVALVVFVEQSQRRIPVQYAKRMVGRRMFGGTSTYIPIKVNMAGVIPVIFASSVLYLPSLVSQFFDPESKWVEWINTYFTRGDHPLYITVYALLTIFFAYFYVAITFNPEEVADNMKKYGGFIPGIRAGRPTAEYLSYVLSRINFPGSLYLAFVALIPLIALVLINANQNFPFGGTSLLIVVGVGLETVKQIDAQMQQRHYEGLLR; translated from the coding sequence TTGATCGGCGCAATCCGGAGGGCCTTCAGAACGCCCGACTTGAGGAACAAACTCCTCTTCACCCTGGGCATTCTTGTCATCTTCCGACTCGGCTCGTTCATTCCTTCGCCTGGCATCGACTACACCAAGGTGCAGGAATGTGTGGCTTCGCCTCAGCTCAATGAGGGCGGATTCGCCATGATCAACCTCTTCAGCGGCGGCGCGCTGCTGCAGCTGTCGATCTTCGCCCTGGGCATCATGCCCTATATCACCGCGAGCATCATCGTCCAGCTGCTGCGCGTGGTCATTCCGCGCTTCGAAGCCCTCCACAAGGAAGGCGCATCGGGTCAGGCGAAGCTGACTCAGTACACCCGCTACCTGACCATCGGCCTTGCGATCCTCAACTCGACCACGCTTGTGGCGACCGTCCGCTCTGGTGCGCTCTTCGGCAATGTCGAAGGCTGCCAGGACCTCATCGCCAACGACACCTGGTGGGGCATCGCGGTCCTCGTGCTGACTCTGACCGCAGGCACCGGGCTGATCATGTGGCTCGGCGAGCAGATCACCGAACACGGTGTGGGCAACGGAATGTCGCTGCTCATCTTCACCTCCGTCGCATCGGCCTTCCCCTCCTCGCTCGGCGCGATCTTCCGCGAGCAGGGCGTCGACATCTTCCTCATCGTCATGGTCGTGGGTCTCGTGCTCGTCGCCCTCGTGGTCTTCGTCGAGCAGTCGCAGCGCAGGATTCCCGTCCAGTACGCCAAGCGCATGGTCGGCCGTCGGATGTTCGGCGGAACCTCGACCTATATTCCGATCAAGGTGAACATGGCCGGTGTCATCCCCGTCATCTTCGCCTCCTCGGTGCTCTACCTGCCGAGCCTGGTCTCGCAGTTCTTCGATCCCGAATCGAAGTGGGTCGAATGGATCAACACCTACTTCACACGCGGTGACCATCCGCTCTACATCACCGTGTACGCCCTGCTGACGATCTTCTTCGCCTACTTCTACGTCGCCATCACCTTCAATCCCGAAGAGGTCGCGGACAATATGAAGAAGTACGGAGGCTTCATCCCCGGTATCCGGGCCGGTCGCCCGACCGCCGAATACTTGAGCTACGTGCTCAGCCGCATCAACTTCCCCGGCTCGCTCTACCTTGCCTTCGTCGCCCTCATCCCGCTGATCGCGCTGGTGCTCATCAACGCCAATCAGAACTTCCCGTTCGGCGGCACCTCCCTGCTGATCGTCGTGGGCGTCGGCCTCGAAACGGTCAAGCAGATCGACGCGCAGATGCAGCAGCGCCACTATGAGGGGCTGCTGCGCTGA
- a CDS encoding adenylate kinase, whose product MSSRIILIGPPGAGKGTQAARLSEALGVPAISTGDIFRANVKGETELGKLAKRYMDAGEYVPDEVTNSMVADRLAQDDAADGFLLDGYPRTSAQVDELDRILAAEDKAIEHVVELTADTDEVVARLLARAQTEGRSDDSEDVIRHRLDVYEEQTQPLTDIYRSRGLLRQVDGLGEVEDITERILSTIR is encoded by the coding sequence ATGAGTTCACGCATCATCCTGATCGGCCCTCCCGGCGCCGGCAAGGGAACGCAGGCCGCCCGCCTGTCCGAGGCGCTCGGCGTCCCGGCGATCTCGACCGGAGACATCTTCCGGGCGAATGTGAAGGGTGAGACCGAGCTGGGCAAGCTGGCCAAACGCTATATGGATGCCGGCGAATACGTGCCGGACGAGGTCACGAACTCCATGGTCGCCGACCGTCTGGCACAGGATGATGCCGCCGATGGGTTCCTCCTCGACGGATACCCCCGCACCAGTGCCCAGGTCGATGAGCTCGATCGGATCCTCGCGGCCGAGGACAAAGCCATCGAGCACGTCGTCGAGCTCACGGCCGACACCGACGAGGTCGTCGCCCGCCTGCTCGCTCGTGCTCAGACCGAGGGCCGCAGCGATGACAGCGAAGACGTCATCCGGCACCGACTCGATGTGTACGAAGAGCAGACGCAGCCGCTGACCGATATCTACCGCAGCCGCGGACTTCTGCGCCAGGTGGACGGCCTCGGTGAAGTCGAAGACATCACCGAACGCATCCTGTCGACCATTCGATGA
- the map gene encoding type I methionyl aminopeptidase, protein MIFGPRIELKTPAELELMHRAGQLTRQVLSAARSAAVPGATTAEVDAAAEAVIDSAGARSNFKGYQGFPAVVCISVNEEIVHGIPGPRVLHAGDIVSIDGGAIVDGFHGDSALTMIVGGDEAGTAADRELSSATEAAMWAGIAAFATGTKVSDIGDAIDDFVSDSFPHLGLVEEFTGHGIGTSMHMAPEVLNYRARSNGPKIKPGMCLAIEPMLTTGGADTRTLADDWTVVTADGSRASHWEHSVARHDGGVWVLTAADGGAAGLAPFGIAPVPPNGI, encoded by the coding sequence ATGATCTTCGGACCACGTATCGAGCTGAAGACTCCCGCGGAGCTTGAGCTCATGCATCGGGCCGGGCAGCTGACACGACAAGTGCTCTCAGCGGCCCGGTCCGCGGCCGTTCCCGGGGCAACCACAGCCGAGGTGGACGCCGCGGCCGAGGCTGTCATCGACTCCGCCGGGGCACGGTCGAACTTCAAGGGCTACCAGGGATTTCCTGCGGTCGTGTGCATCTCCGTGAACGAGGAGATCGTCCACGGCATCCCGGGGCCTCGTGTCCTCCACGCCGGCGACATCGTCTCGATCGACGGGGGCGCGATCGTCGACGGCTTCCACGGGGACTCCGCACTGACGATGATCGTCGGCGGCGACGAAGCGGGCACTGCCGCCGATCGTGAGCTCTCATCCGCCACCGAGGCGGCCATGTGGGCAGGCATCGCGGCGTTCGCAACCGGGACGAAAGTCAGCGACATCGGAGACGCCATCGATGACTTCGTCTCCGATTCCTTCCCCCACCTGGGTCTCGTCGAGGAGTTCACCGGACACGGGATCGGCACCTCCATGCACATGGCTCCCGAGGTGCTCAACTACCGTGCACGCTCGAACGGCCCGAAGATCAAGCCCGGAATGTGCCTGGCGATCGAACCGATGCTCACCACCGGCGGCGCGGACACGCGGACCCTTGCCGATGATTGGACGGTCGTCACGGCAGACGGTTCACGGGCGAGCCACTGGGAACACAGCGTGGCTCGCCACGATGGGGGAGTCTGGGTACTCACGGCCGCCGACGGGGGAGCAGCCGGATTGGCGCCGTTCGGAATCGCTCCCGTGCCTCCGAACGGCATCTGA